A genomic segment from Glycine max cultivar Williams 82 chromosome 1, Glycine_max_v4.0, whole genome shotgun sequence encodes:
- the LOC100817775 gene encoding uncharacterized protein isoform X1, whose amino-acid sequence MDQSSPYYNRFPQTPSSTKKGRSGYEPSDTESERQEIPRHERERRNFTLEETKDFTLMNKSPMALHRRHPSRFENEVSSASTASTASAPRRRHHSKSPYKLRVAEANVAVAVAGVASSSPIIGLNTRRNISPLSRPDIGRTVSPFREQRIEKPHYKRSVTAPRLRIQESNNGGRTNEKVNRQREASPFKAPSVGEINEMIAQVKLSQDPTSDYSSVLESTDSIHPGDLFFSRECNAFQAKNSSLPRRIEQREHFSPRPPVNTTRVPSERKGKNADIKMNMNILSRSTTVLSTSATSRKGSGTGKPSSVTSEGSGKTTESMRKFTANRKKNQKDTWFSCMRTGNCRTTRKSPERRPIDESSFIERAVVVESLPQFWADKHEPASLNGFICNRQEAQLLKELVSQGSCPHILLQGPSGSGKRELAMALLREIYGDACCNLSHDLRHFPIQDQRLKKVSVPITSSSHHMELDVNSESNAKYALMGLIKEISNIYAVAPEVSNINFKSDFKVIVLYDVHKAVDNIRHIIKWIIDRYSDICKLVLCCEDDADIIEHVKNRFKVIQVDAPQNHEIIEVLIQIAKNEEIDLSMNFAAKIATKSKQNLRKAIMALEACKAHNYPFSAEQPIPVGWEEIVIEVAAEILADPSFSRLLSIRGKFQMLLLDFVHPKLILQKLVGHLLKRIEVSLRRELYYWHAYYDRRLPPGITALLKLEEFVAKFMSMCRKNSGNRQYV is encoded by the exons ATGGATCAGTCATCACCTTATTATAACCGATTTCCTCAGACTCCAAGCTCAACCAAAAAGGGAAGAAGTGGTTATGAACCATCAGACACAGAGTCAGAGCGGCAAGAGATTCCACGGCATGAACGAGAAAGAAGAAACTTCActttagaagaaacaaaagatttTACTCTAATGAACAAAAGCCCCATGGCACTACACAGGAGGCACCCTTCAAGGTTTGAAAACGAAGTCTCATCAGCTTCAACAGCTTCAACAGCTTCAGCTCCACGAAGAAGACACCATAGTAAATCACCCTATAAGCTGCGCGTAGCAGAAGCAAATGTTGCTGTTGCTGTTGCTGGTGTTGCATCATCATCACCCATAATAGGTTTGAATACAAGGAGAAATATCAGTCCCTTGTCGAGACCTGACATTGGAAGAACCGTGTCTCCTTTCAGGGAGCAAAGAATTGAGAAGCCACACTACAAGAGATCAGTGACTGCTCCAAGATTGAGGATTCAAGAGAGCAACAACGGAGGGAGAACCAATGAAAAGGTTAATAGACAAAGAGAAGCTTCTCCTTTCAAAGCTCCTTCGGTTGGAGAAATCAACGAGATGATAGCACAGGTGAAGCTATCTCAAGATCCCACCAGTGATTATTCGTCAGTGCTTGAAAGCACTGATTCCATTCATCCGGGTGACCTTTTCTTTTCTCGCGAATGCAATGCCTTTCAAGCGAAGAATTCTTCGTTGCCAAGACGCATCGAACAACGTGAGCATTTCAGTCCAAGGCCACCGGTGAACACCACGAGAGTCCCATccgaaagaaaaggaaagaatgctGACATTAAGATGAATATGAATATCTTGTCTCGATCAACCACGGTTTTAAGTACTTCGGCTACGAGCAGAAAGGGCAGTGGCACTGGGAAGCCAAGTAGTGTAACAAGCGAAGGTAGTGGAAAGACAACTGAAAGCATGAGGAAATTCACAGCCAACagaaaaaagaatcagaaaGATACATGGTTTTCTTGCATGAGAACAGGTAACTGTAGAACCACTAGAAAATCGCCTGAACGTCGACCAATTGATGAATCTTCTTTCATAGAGAGGGCAGTGGTAGTCGAAAGCCTCCCACAATTCTGGGCAGATAAGCACGAACCTGCTTCACTTAATGGCTTCATTTGCAACAGACAAGAAGCTCAACTTCTCAAGGAATTG GTGTCTCAGGGCTCTTGTCCTCATATTTTGCTTCAAGGACCCTCTGGCTCTGGGAAAAGAGAACTAGCAATGGCTCTTCTTCGAGAAATATATGGGGATGCATGTTGTAAC CTGTCTCATGATTTAAGACATTTCCCTATTCAG GACCAAAGGCTTAAGAAAGTATCTGTTCCAATAACATCCAGTTCTCATCACATGGAGCTCGATGTAAATTCAGAATCAAATGCTAAATATGCTTTAATGGGATTAATCAAAGAAATTAGCAATATATATGCAGTTGCCCCCGAAGTCAGCAATATTAATTTCAAGTCAGATTTTAAAG TTATAGTTCTTTATGACGTCCACAAAGCAGTAGATAATATCCGGCACATTATCAAATGGATCATAGACCGCTATTCGGATATTTGCAAATTAGTGCTCTGCTGTGAAGATGATGCAGACATTATTGAACATGTGAAAAATCGATTCAAAGTTATCCAAGTTGATGCTCCTCAAAATCACGAA ATTATTGAGGTTCTTATTCAGATAGCAAAGAATGAGGAAATTGATCTATCCATGAATTTTGCTGCAAAAATTGCTACAAAATCTAAGCAGAACCTCAGAAAAGCAATCATGGCTCTTGAAGCATGCAAAGCACACAA CTATCCATTTTCTGCAGAACAACCAATTCCGGTTGGATGGGAGGAGATTGTAATAGAAGTTGCCGCAGAGATCCTAGCTGATCCATCATTTTCACG CTTACTCTCAATACGAGGGAAATTTCAAATGCTTCTCTTGGATTTTGTCCACCCGAAATTGATTCTCCAg AAACTCGTGGGACATCTCCTAAAAAGAATTGAGGTCAGCTTAAGAAGGGAGCTTTACTACTGGCATGCTTATTAT GACAGAAGACTCCCCCCAGGAATAACTGCTTTACTAAAGTTAGAAG AATTCGTGGCCAAGTTCATGAGCATGTGCAGAAAAAACTCTGGCAATCGGCAATATGTGTAG
- the LOC100817775 gene encoding uncharacterized protein isoform X2, whose protein sequence is MDQSSPYYNRFPQTPSSTKKGRSGYEPSDTESERQEIPRHERERRNFTLEETKDFTLMNKSPMALHRRHPSRFENEVSSASTASTASAPRRRHHSKSPYKLRVAEANVAVAVAGVASSSPIIGLNTRRNISPLSRPDIGRTVSPFREQRIEKPHYKRSVTAPRLRIQESNNGGRTNEKVNRQREASPFKAPSVGEINEMIAQVKLSQDPTSDYSSVLESTDSIHPGDLFFSRECNAFQAKNSSLPRRIEQREHFSPRPPVNTTRVPSERKGKNADIKMNMNILSRSTTVLSTSATSRKGSGTGKPSSVTSEGSGKTTESMRKFTANRKKNQKDTWFSCMRTGNCRTTRKSPERRPIDESSFIERAVVVESLPQFWADKHEPASLNGFICNRQEAQLLKELVSQGSCPHILLQGPSGSGKRELAMALLREIYGDACCNLSHDLRHFPIQDQRLKKVSVPITSSSHHMELDVNSESNAKYALMGLIKEISNIYAVAPEVSNINFKSDFKVIVLYDVHKAVDNIRHIIKWIIDRYSDICKLVLCCEDDADIIEHVKNRFKVIQVDAPQNHEIIEVLIQIAKNEEIDLSMNFAAKIATKSKQNLRKAIMALEACKAHNYPFSAEQPIPVGWEEIVIEVAAEILADPSFSRLLSIRGKFQMLLLDFVHPKLILQKLVGHLLKRIEVSLRRELYYWHAYYVSFFLHNLS, encoded by the exons ATGGATCAGTCATCACCTTATTATAACCGATTTCCTCAGACTCCAAGCTCAACCAAAAAGGGAAGAAGTGGTTATGAACCATCAGACACAGAGTCAGAGCGGCAAGAGATTCCACGGCATGAACGAGAAAGAAGAAACTTCActttagaagaaacaaaagatttTACTCTAATGAACAAAAGCCCCATGGCACTACACAGGAGGCACCCTTCAAGGTTTGAAAACGAAGTCTCATCAGCTTCAACAGCTTCAACAGCTTCAGCTCCACGAAGAAGACACCATAGTAAATCACCCTATAAGCTGCGCGTAGCAGAAGCAAATGTTGCTGTTGCTGTTGCTGGTGTTGCATCATCATCACCCATAATAGGTTTGAATACAAGGAGAAATATCAGTCCCTTGTCGAGACCTGACATTGGAAGAACCGTGTCTCCTTTCAGGGAGCAAAGAATTGAGAAGCCACACTACAAGAGATCAGTGACTGCTCCAAGATTGAGGATTCAAGAGAGCAACAACGGAGGGAGAACCAATGAAAAGGTTAATAGACAAAGAGAAGCTTCTCCTTTCAAAGCTCCTTCGGTTGGAGAAATCAACGAGATGATAGCACAGGTGAAGCTATCTCAAGATCCCACCAGTGATTATTCGTCAGTGCTTGAAAGCACTGATTCCATTCATCCGGGTGACCTTTTCTTTTCTCGCGAATGCAATGCCTTTCAAGCGAAGAATTCTTCGTTGCCAAGACGCATCGAACAACGTGAGCATTTCAGTCCAAGGCCACCGGTGAACACCACGAGAGTCCCATccgaaagaaaaggaaagaatgctGACATTAAGATGAATATGAATATCTTGTCTCGATCAACCACGGTTTTAAGTACTTCGGCTACGAGCAGAAAGGGCAGTGGCACTGGGAAGCCAAGTAGTGTAACAAGCGAAGGTAGTGGAAAGACAACTGAAAGCATGAGGAAATTCACAGCCAACagaaaaaagaatcagaaaGATACATGGTTTTCTTGCATGAGAACAGGTAACTGTAGAACCACTAGAAAATCGCCTGAACGTCGACCAATTGATGAATCTTCTTTCATAGAGAGGGCAGTGGTAGTCGAAAGCCTCCCACAATTCTGGGCAGATAAGCACGAACCTGCTTCACTTAATGGCTTCATTTGCAACAGACAAGAAGCTCAACTTCTCAAGGAATTG GTGTCTCAGGGCTCTTGTCCTCATATTTTGCTTCAAGGACCCTCTGGCTCTGGGAAAAGAGAACTAGCAATGGCTCTTCTTCGAGAAATATATGGGGATGCATGTTGTAAC CTGTCTCATGATTTAAGACATTTCCCTATTCAG GACCAAAGGCTTAAGAAAGTATCTGTTCCAATAACATCCAGTTCTCATCACATGGAGCTCGATGTAAATTCAGAATCAAATGCTAAATATGCTTTAATGGGATTAATCAAAGAAATTAGCAATATATATGCAGTTGCCCCCGAAGTCAGCAATATTAATTTCAAGTCAGATTTTAAAG TTATAGTTCTTTATGACGTCCACAAAGCAGTAGATAATATCCGGCACATTATCAAATGGATCATAGACCGCTATTCGGATATTTGCAAATTAGTGCTCTGCTGTGAAGATGATGCAGACATTATTGAACATGTGAAAAATCGATTCAAAGTTATCCAAGTTGATGCTCCTCAAAATCACGAA ATTATTGAGGTTCTTATTCAGATAGCAAAGAATGAGGAAATTGATCTATCCATGAATTTTGCTGCAAAAATTGCTACAAAATCTAAGCAGAACCTCAGAAAAGCAATCATGGCTCTTGAAGCATGCAAAGCACACAA CTATCCATTTTCTGCAGAACAACCAATTCCGGTTGGATGGGAGGAGATTGTAATAGAAGTTGCCGCAGAGATCCTAGCTGATCCATCATTTTCACG CTTACTCTCAATACGAGGGAAATTTCAAATGCTTCTCTTGGATTTTGTCCACCCGAAATTGATTCTCCAg AAACTCGTGGGACATCTCCTAAAAAGAATTGAGGTCAGCTTAAGAAGGGAGCTTTACTACTGGCATGCTTATTATGTGAGTTTCTTCCTCCATAATTTGTCTTAA
- the LOC106794483 gene encoding phenylcoumaran benzylic ether reductase Pyrc5-like: MAEKSRTPHAIILGDGNIKGVYVTEEYIGTNTIKAVDDPRTLNKILYLKPPANVLTFNELISLWESKIQKALEKTYVPEDQIIKSIQGQYELL, translated from the exons TGGCAGAGAAAAGCAGGACACCCCAC GCAATCATTCTGGGAGATGGAAACATCAAAG GAGTTTATGTCACCGAGGAATACATTGGGACAAATACCATCAAAGCAGTGGATGACCCAAGAACCTTGAACAAAATTCTGTACCTGAAACCCCCTGCCAATGTTTTGACCTTCAACGAGCTCATCTCCTTGTGGGAGAGCAAGATTCAGAAGGCACTAGAGAAAACTTATGTTCCTGAGGATCAAATTATCAAGAGCATCCAGGGTCAATATGAACTCCTTTGA